A stretch of the Aegilops tauschii subsp. strangulata cultivar AL8/78 chromosome 4, Aet v6.0, whole genome shotgun sequence genome encodes the following:
- the LOC109756998 gene encoding tryptamine benzoyltransferase 1-like: MEITSSTMVKPVCSVPHPLVGEKVPLTVFDRAAADAFIPTVLVYPGPAPSNEAVKEGLLKAITAYPHLAGRLALDDHGRRFLHVNNEGVFLIEATVPVDLADVLVDGRMAADVEDPYPTIPEESFGVALLQIQLNRYRCDGLVVGICSHHQAADGHSMSMFFTAWATAVREGKDFTTPTPFLDRARTSVPRSTPTPVFNHRSLEFTCGDRDAYAVVPMDRIKNLTVHFTAEFVADLKARVGARCSTFQCLLAHVWKKITAARELKPEEFTKVRVAVNCRGRASPPVPMDFFGNMVLWAFPRLQVRDVLSSSYGGVVGAIRDAVARIDDEYVQSFVDFGGVADANGEELVATAAAAGTMFCPDAEVDSWLGFRFHQLDFGTGAPSAFIPPDLPIEGLMIFVPSRKANGGVDLFMAVAEEHVAAFEEIIYSLD; this comes from the exons atggagatcacgagcagcACGATGGTGAAGCCGGTGTGCTCGGTGCCGCACCCGCTCGTCGGCGAGAAGGTCCCGCTGACCGTCTTCGACCGTGCCGCCGCGGACGCCTTCATCCCCACCGTGCTCGTGTACCCCGGGCCGGCGCCGTCCAACGAGGCGGTCAAGGAAGGACTCCTCAAGGCTATCACAGCATACCCACACCTGGCAGGGCGCCTCGCCCTCGACGATCATGGCCGGCGCTTCCTCCACGTCAACAACGAGGGCGTGTTCCTGATCGAGGCCACCGTGCCGGTCGACCTCGCGGACGTGCTCGTCGACGGCCGCATGGCCGCAGATGTGGAGGACCCCTACCCTACGATACCAGAG GAGAGCTTTGGGGTGGCGCTGCTGCAGATCCAGCTCAACAGGTACAGGTGCGATGGTCTCGTGGTCGGCATATGCTCCCACCATCAGGCCGCCGACGGCCACTCCATGAGCATGTTCTTCACCgcgtgggcgacggcggtgcgCGAGGGTAAGGACTTCACCACGCCGACCCCATTCCTCGACCGTGCGAGAACGTCCGTGCCTCGAAGCACGCCAACGCCGGTGTTCAACCACCGATCACTGGAGTTCACGTGTGGAGACCGAGACGCCTACGCCGTCGTCCCCATGGACAGGATCAAAAACCTAACGGTGCACTTCACGGCCGAGTTCGTCGCCGACCTCAAAGCCCGCGTCGGCGCCCGCTGCAGCACGTTCCAGTGCCTCCTCGCGCACGTCTGGAAGAAAATCACGGcggcgcgggagctgaagccggAGGAGTTCACCAAGGTGAGGGTGGCCGTGAACTGCAGGGGCAGGGCTAGCCCGCCCGTGCCGATGGACTTCTTCGGGAACATGGTGCTCTGGGCTTTCCCAAGGCTTCAGGTCCGGGACGTCCTGAGCTCGAGCTACGGCGGCGTGGTCGGCGCCATCCGCGACGCCGTGGCACGCATCGACGACGAGTACGTGCAGTCCTTCGTGGACTTCGGCGGAGTGGCGGACGCGAACGGGGAGGAGCTCGTCGCGACGGCGGCCGCTGCCGGCACCATGTTCTGCCCGGACGCAGAGGTGGACAGCTGGCTAGGGTTCAGGTTCCATCAACTCGACTTTGGCACCGGGGCACCGTCCGCTTTCATACCGCCGGACTTGCCTATCGAGGGGCTCATGATCTTCGTGCCATCCCGCAAGGCGAACGGCGGCGTCGACCTCTTCATGGCCGTCGCGGAGGAGCACGTGGCAGCCTTCGAGGAGATCATCTACTCCTTGGATTGA